The nucleotide sequence CGTCTCCGTTAATGACCAAGGCATTTGGCAAATCGTCCGCAAGGTCAAAGGCCTTTTCCTTATCCTTTTCAATAAGTTTTACATTGAACTTGTTGGCACACAGGTCTCGTGCGGCCTTAAAGCCCACTTTACTACCGCCCAAGATCATTACGTTTCGAATGGACTCCTTTTTTTTACCCGTAAGCTTATACAGTTGGTCTACCCCTTCTTTCGTCGTGATAAAATAAACTTGGTCACCGTGTTTAAAAACGGTGTCCCCCCTAGGTATAACCGTATATTGGGTACCGGTTCGCTGTAAGGCGATCGGCATAAAATTGAGTTCTGGAAAAATACGGGCCGCCTCTTTTACCGTCTTTCCGACAAAGGGCGCACTGGCCAATAGCGAAACCCCGATCATGATAAGTTTACCTTCCTCGAACTCGTAGGTATCGTTAAAAGCCGACTTGTTCAACAGCAATTGTATCTCGGTCGCTGCCAGCTCTTCGGGGGAAATCAGTTCGTCTATACCAAGATCGGCAAAGCGGATGCTTTCACGTTCTTCGATAAACTCCGTGTTCGATATTCTGGCGATGGTTCTTTTACATCCCAATTGCTTGGCCAGCATACATAAGGTGATATTGGTGGTCTCCGAGGAAGTTACCCCGATTACCAACCTTGAATTTTGCACATCGGCATCCCTAAGTACGGAAAGCGAAGTGGCATCACCACGCAGCACACGAATATCCAAATGAGTATCGGCATAGGCCAAACTCTCTTTTTTAGTATCGATGAGCGTAATATCCTGTGATTCGTAAGATAGCAGTTTGGCCAAGTGAAAACCTACTTCACCAGCACCTGCAATTATAATTTTCATGTATCAGCAACTTTGTTGGGATCGGCAGCACACACCCCTCTATGAATATAAAACCAGTTTCTAGCTTATATTTTGCTGGGCAAAATTACATAATATTTCGGTTGACTTTTTAAAATGCCCATAAAATACACTTTACCCTCCTAGGCTTTCGTGATGTTGCATAAACGTTTACTTGTCACGATATTGTATCTTTGCCCCAAAAATTGCCCGAAAATGGACAAAAAGGTTACTCCTTACAAAGATTCCGAGCTTGGAAAGAAAGACCAAGTTACGCAAATGTTCGATAACATATCAGAAAATTACGATGGCCTGAACCGTGTCATTTCCTTCGGTATAGACATCAAATGGCGCAAAAGGGTGGTGGCCATTTTGACCGCGAAGAAACCTAATAATATATTGGACATTGCCACAGGCACAGGAGACCTCGCCATTAACCTGGTGGAAACCGGCGCCGAAAAAATTGTAGGCCTTGACATATCTCCTGGAATGTTAGAGGTCGGCAAAAAGAAAATAGCCCAAAAAAACCTGGACCAAAAAATAGACATGGTCATCGGCGACAGCGAAAACCTGCCTTTTGAAGACAATAGTTTCGATGCCGTAACCGTAGCCTTTGGTGTTCGGAATTTTGAAACCTTGGAAAAAGGCCTCGCCGAAATACACAGGGTATTGGCCCCGAAAGGCACCTTTGTGGTCTTAGAAACCTCGGTACCGACCAAAACCCCGTTTAAACAGGGATATAATACGTATACCAAATATATGTTGCCCGCCATTGGCAAACTCTTTTCCAAAGACAAAGCAGCCTATTCTTACCTGAGCGAATCGGCATCTGTTTTCCCACATGGTGATGCCTTCAACAATATTTTACGCAAAATCGGGTTTATAGAGGTAGAGAACAGGCCCCAAACATTTGGGGTTGCATCGATTTACGTTGCCACAAAAAAATGACACGGTCGTTATGACCAAATAAACCAGAGGTTCGACCTTTTTAAAAGCGAAAAGCGGACGGATAATTTTTTTTGAATGAAAAGATTTTTTTTGGTTCTGGGAGGTATCTTATTCCTATCCTTACCGGCGAACGCCCAATTCAATTCCAACCCGGTTCTAAATATCGAGAACAAGGATAAAAAATTCTTGAACTACGGCTATTTTTTGGGTTTCAACCAATACGGATTCAAATTTGAATACAAACAAGATCGGGGCAACCAAGGCACCGACATACAAGTCTTGGAGTCTACCGGATTTAACGTAGGCCTTATCGGCGAACTGCGCCTTAATGAATTTTTGGATGTAAGGCTAGAACCCGGACTATACTATAACGCAAGAACCTTGGGTTTTCCCGGATTTGCCGCAACTGACGAAGGAGAAAGCGACGCCATTACCGAAGTAAAATCGACTTACATCAATTTTCCCGTTCTTTTAAAGATCGGCACACGTCGTTTTGGCAATTTCAAACCTTTTCTAGTTGCCGGCCCATCGGCCTCACTCAACCTTGGAAGCAACGAAAAAAGTCTTGACGACAACAGCAGCGGAACCTTCCGTATGAAAAAATGGACTTACAACTACGAACTGGGCTTCGGTATAGATTTCTACCTCGAGTACTTTAAATTTACCCCATCCATACGCGGTGTCTTCGGCCTAACGGACGAACTGGTACGCGACAAGGACCCCAACAGTCCATGGACCGGAAATATCGAATCCATGAAAACACGCGGACTCTTTATCAACTTTACCTTTGAATAAAAAAGCGCTAGCCCCTTCTAATTTCATTTAACAATATAGCCGTAGCAGTTGCCACGTTAAGGCTTTCCGTAGTGTTTTTCCCAAACTGGGGTATGCTTATTTTCCGCGACACCAAAGCTTCCACTTCTTTCGACACCCCATTGGCCTCATTGCCCATTACCAATATTCCCGACTCGGGCATAGCCTTCGTATAAACACTGACACCGTCCATAAAGGCTCCATATATATCGCTGGGCACTCCCTCCAAAAAAGTAGGCAAATCGGTATAACCGATATTCACACGGGATATCGACCCCATAGTAGCCTGTAAGGTTTTAGGATTGTAACAATCTACCGTATTCAAGGAACAGACCAAATGTTCAATACCGAACCAATCGCACAACCGAATGATCGT is from Zobellia galactanivorans and encodes:
- the trkA gene encoding Trk system potassium transporter TrkA — its product is MKIIIAGAGEVGFHLAKLLSYESQDITLIDTKKESLAYADTHLDIRVLRGDATSLSVLRDADVQNSRLVIGVTSSETTNITLCMLAKQLGCKRTIARISNTEFIEERESIRFADLGIDELISPEELAATEIQLLLNKSAFNDTYEFEEGKLIMIGVSLLASAPFVGKTVKEAARIFPELNFMPIALQRTGTQYTVIPRGDTVFKHGDQVYFITTKEGVDQLYKLTGKKKESIRNVMILGGSKVGFKAARDLCANKFNVKLIEKDKEKAFDLADDLPNALVINGDGRNVELLEEESLESMDAFIAVTGNSETNIMSCLVAKSKRIKKTIALVENMDYFQLSHSIGIDTLINKKLLAANNIFRHIRKGEVVALMRLNNLNAEILEFVVKPNSRVTGSVIRELDFPRAATIGGVIRGEEGIIALGGFEIQAGDRVVVCCLPEAIPKIERLFL
- the porT gene encoding type IX secretion/gliding motility protein PorT/SprT — its product is MKRFFLVLGGILFLSLPANAQFNSNPVLNIENKDKKFLNYGYFLGFNQYGFKFEYKQDRGNQGTDIQVLESTGFNVGLIGELRLNEFLDVRLEPGLYYNARTLGFPGFAATDEGESDAITEVKSTYINFPVLLKIGTRRFGNFKPFLVAGPSASLNLGSNEKSLDDNSSGTFRMKKWTYNYELGFGIDFYLEYFKFTPSIRGVFGLTDELVRDKDPNSPWTGNIESMKTRGLFINFTFE
- the ubiE gene encoding bifunctional demethylmenaquinone methyltransferase/2-methoxy-6-polyprenyl-1,4-benzoquinol methylase UbiE yields the protein MDKKVTPYKDSELGKKDQVTQMFDNISENYDGLNRVISFGIDIKWRKRVVAILTAKKPNNILDIATGTGDLAINLVETGAEKIVGLDISPGMLEVGKKKIAQKNLDQKIDMVIGDSENLPFEDNSFDAVTVAFGVRNFETLEKGLAEIHRVLAPKGTFVVLETSVPTKTPFKQGYNTYTKYMLPAIGKLFSKDKAAYSYLSESASVFPHGDAFNNILRKIGFIEVENRPQTFGVASIYVATKK
- a CDS encoding TrmH family RNA methyltransferase, with translation MVSKNQIKLVKSLHQKKYRNRHNLFVAEGIKVVSELVASDFKVNAVYSTDAEIEVGAAGLVELVSEVELKKMSALTAPNKVLGVFEIPKARKPDLTGWVLVLDDVRDPGNLGTIIRLCDWFGIEHLVCSLNTVDCYNPKTLQATMGSISRVNIGYTDLPTFLEGVPSDIYGAFMDGVSVYTKAMPESGILVMGNEANGVSKEVEALVSRKISIPQFGKNTTESLNVATATAILLNEIRRG